Proteins from a genomic interval of Natator depressus isolate rNatDep1 chromosome 20, rNatDep2.hap1, whole genome shotgun sequence:
- the SPATS2 gene encoding spermatogenesis-associated serine-rich protein 2 isoform X3 gives MSKKQNQKDPTGFIFDVQSNTVMAQGGTFENMKEKISAVRAVVPNRSNNEIILVLQHFDNCVDRTVQAFMEGNASEVLKEWTITGKKKNKKKKTKPKPPAEASPGLPEPGKLASTEGEQSAASSEKGGINGYHVNGSANDTESVDSLSEGLDTLSIDARELEDCESATPDMPDGTAVSELDSGIVDFEPKSPVMHSSQSPPSVRPQPEQRNVSKSLFRSTASNQTSASLSPVMLEDVPVSSSNKKLGSNIEKSVKDLQRCTVSLARYRVVVKEEMDASIKKMKQVFAELQSCLMDREVALLAEMDKVKAEAMEILVSRQKKAGTLKKMTDVAVRMSEEQLVELRADIKHFVSERKYDEDLGRVARFTCDLDAVKKSISSFGQVSHPKNSYSARSRCSSVMSLSPSDPSTPECASAPSLPAASRRPLSSAETPAAGASASSRPCQPHREVFQGNRRQGQGYRSQGQRHNGPSNPGRHDSTNRYRNGPWYQSGSRSQNSQFRPPGIAADPGQTHSTGTSGTGAASLASQPIPSAQVHPGAPTTDIKGLPQRKPRSSQPEEANS, from the exons ATCCAACAGGGTTTATTTTCGATGTGCAGTCCAACACCGTGATGGCCCAAGGAGGAACCTTTGAAAACATGAAGGAGAAG ATCAGTGCAGTGCGTGCGGTGGTCCCCAACAGGAGCAACAATGAAATCATCCTGGTGCTACAGCACTTTGATAACTGTGTGGATAGAACAGTGCAGGCCTTTATGGAAG GAAATGCCAGCGAAGTATTGAAAGAATGGACAATAACGGGCAAGAAAAAG aacaaaaagaagaaaacgAAACCCAAACCTCCAGCTGAAGCAAGCCCGGGCCTCCCAGAGCCTGGTAAACTGGCATCCACTGAAGGGGAACAGTCTGCAGCTTCCTCTGAGAAGGGCGGGATTAATGGTTACCATGTCAACGGCTCAGCCAATGATACGGAGTCTGTGGACTCGCTCAGTGAAGGCTTGGATACACTTTCCATAGATGCCAGAGAGTTAGAGGATTGTGAATCTGCCACACCTGACATGCCCGATGGAACAG CAGTGTCTGAGCTAGACAGTGGAATAGTGGACTTTGAGCCAAAGTCACCCGTAATGCACTCTTCCCAGAGCCCTCCATCTGTCAGGCCGCAGCCAGAGCAGAGGAATGTCAGCAAGTCTCTGTTTAGGTCCACAGCAAGCAACCAGACGTCTGCTTCCTTGTCTCCAGTGATGCTGGAAGATGTTCCGGTGTCATCTTCAAACAAGAAGTTGG GTTCAAATATTGAAAAATCAGTGAAGGACCTCCAGCGTTGTACAGTCTCGTTGGCACGATATCGGGTTGTGGTCAAAGAGGAAATGGATGCCTCCATTAAGAAAATGAAGCAGGTCTTTGCTGAACTGCAGAGTTG CCTCATGGACCGCGAGGTGGCGCTACTGGCTGAAATGGACAAAGTGAAAGCAGAAGCAA TGGAAATCCTGGTCAGCCGACAGAAGAAAGCTGGGACACTAAAGAAGATGACTGATGTCGCTGTGCGCATGTCTGAGGAGCAGTTGGTAGAGCTTAGAGCTGACATAAAG CACTTTGTCAGCGAACGCAAATATGATGAAGACCTGGGCAGAGTGGCACGATTCACCTGTGACCTGGATGCAGTAAAAAAGAGCATCAGCTCGTTTGGGCAAG TTTCCCATCCAAAGAACAGTTACTCAGCCAGATCGCGGTGCAGCTCCGTCATGTCCTTGAGCCCAAGTGATCCCTCCACCCCGGAGTGTGCCTCTGCTCCCAGCCTTCCCGCAGCAAGCAGGAGGCCCCTGTCCTCGGCAGAAACACCTGCAGCCGGAGCCAGCGCCAGCAGCCGTCCATGCCAGCCTCACCGAGAG GTCTTCCAGGGTAACAGGAGACAAGGCCAGGGCTACCGGTCCCAAGGCCAGCGCCATAACGGCCCCTCCAATCCAGGAAGACACGACAGTACGAACCGGTACAGAAATGGGCCTTGGTATCAGTCCGGTTCCAGGTCTCAGAATTCCCAGTTCCGACCTCCAGGGATTGCTGCTGACCCTGGCCAGACTCATTCCACAGGAACCAGTGGAACTGGTGCTGCCTCCCTGGCGAGCCAGCCCATCCCCTCAGCACAGGTGCATCCAGGCGCACCCACCACAGACATCAAGGGGCTCCCACAACGTAAGCCAAGGTCAAGCCAGCCTGAAGAGGCGAATTCCTGA
- the SPATS2 gene encoding spermatogenesis-associated serine-rich protein 2 isoform X4: protein MAQGGTFENMKEKISAVRAVVPNRSNNEIILVLQHFDNCVDRTVQAFMEGNASEVLKEWTITGKKKNKKKKTKPKPPAEASPGLPEPGKLASTEGEQSAASSEKGGINGYHVNGSANDTESVDSLSEGLDTLSIDARELEDCESATPDMPDGTAVSELDSGIVDFEPKSPVMHSSQSPPSVRPQPEQRNVSKSLFRSTASNQTSASLSPVMLEDVPVSSSNKKLGSNIEKSVKDLQRCTVSLARYRVVVKEEMDASIKKMKQVFAELQSCLMDREVALLAEMDKVKAEAMEILVSRQKKAGTLKKMTDVAVRMSEEQLVELRADIKHFVSERKYDEDLGRVARFTCDLDAVKKSISSFGQVSHPKNSYSARSRCSSVMSLSPSDPSTPECASAPSLPAASRRPLSSAETPAAGASASSRPCQPHREVFQGNRRQGQGYRSQGQRHNGPSNPGRHDSTNRYRNGPWYQSGSRSQNSQFRPPGIAADPGQTHSTGTSGTGAASLASQPIPSAQVHPGAPTTDIKGLPQRKPRSSQPEEANS, encoded by the exons ATGGCCCAAGGAGGAACCTTTGAAAACATGAAGGAGAAG ATCAGTGCAGTGCGTGCGGTGGTCCCCAACAGGAGCAACAATGAAATCATCCTGGTGCTACAGCACTTTGATAACTGTGTGGATAGAACAGTGCAGGCCTTTATGGAAG GAAATGCCAGCGAAGTATTGAAAGAATGGACAATAACGGGCAAGAAAAAG aacaaaaagaagaaaacgAAACCCAAACCTCCAGCTGAAGCAAGCCCGGGCCTCCCAGAGCCTGGTAAACTGGCATCCACTGAAGGGGAACAGTCTGCAGCTTCCTCTGAGAAGGGCGGGATTAATGGTTACCATGTCAACGGCTCAGCCAATGATACGGAGTCTGTGGACTCGCTCAGTGAAGGCTTGGATACACTTTCCATAGATGCCAGAGAGTTAGAGGATTGTGAATCTGCCACACCTGACATGCCCGATGGAACAG CAGTGTCTGAGCTAGACAGTGGAATAGTGGACTTTGAGCCAAAGTCACCCGTAATGCACTCTTCCCAGAGCCCTCCATCTGTCAGGCCGCAGCCAGAGCAGAGGAATGTCAGCAAGTCTCTGTTTAGGTCCACAGCAAGCAACCAGACGTCTGCTTCCTTGTCTCCAGTGATGCTGGAAGATGTTCCGGTGTCATCTTCAAACAAGAAGTTGG GTTCAAATATTGAAAAATCAGTGAAGGACCTCCAGCGTTGTACAGTCTCGTTGGCACGATATCGGGTTGTGGTCAAAGAGGAAATGGATGCCTCCATTAAGAAAATGAAGCAGGTCTTTGCTGAACTGCAGAGTTG CCTCATGGACCGCGAGGTGGCGCTACTGGCTGAAATGGACAAAGTGAAAGCAGAAGCAA TGGAAATCCTGGTCAGCCGACAGAAGAAAGCTGGGACACTAAAGAAGATGACTGATGTCGCTGTGCGCATGTCTGAGGAGCAGTTGGTAGAGCTTAGAGCTGACATAAAG CACTTTGTCAGCGAACGCAAATATGATGAAGACCTGGGCAGAGTGGCACGATTCACCTGTGACCTGGATGCAGTAAAAAAGAGCATCAGCTCGTTTGGGCAAG TTTCCCATCCAAAGAACAGTTACTCAGCCAGATCGCGGTGCAGCTCCGTCATGTCCTTGAGCCCAAGTGATCCCTCCACCCCGGAGTGTGCCTCTGCTCCCAGCCTTCCCGCAGCAAGCAGGAGGCCCCTGTCCTCGGCAGAAACACCTGCAGCCGGAGCCAGCGCCAGCAGCCGTCCATGCCAGCCTCACCGAGAG GTCTTCCAGGGTAACAGGAGACAAGGCCAGGGCTACCGGTCCCAAGGCCAGCGCCATAACGGCCCCTCCAATCCAGGAAGACACGACAGTACGAACCGGTACAGAAATGGGCCTTGGTATCAGTCCGGTTCCAGGTCTCAGAATTCCCAGTTCCGACCTCCAGGGATTGCTGCTGACCCTGGCCAGACTCATTCCACAGGAACCAGTGGAACTGGTGCTGCCTCCCTGGCGAGCCAGCCCATCCCCTCAGCACAGGTGCATCCAGGCGCACCCACCACAGACATCAAGGGGCTCCCACAACGTAAGCCAAGGTCAAGCCAGCCTGAAGAGGCGAATTCCTGA
- the SPATS2 gene encoding spermatogenesis-associated serine-rich protein 2 isoform X5 — translation MDLSSMNLPRSLLNTVIFLAFTTSPGNTFHWLIVRCVKKDPTGFIFDVQSNTVMAQGGTFENMKEKISAVRAVVPNRSNNEIILVLQHFDNCVDRTVQAFMEGNASEVLKEWTITGKKKNKKKKTKPKPPAEASPGLPEPGKLASTEGEQSAASSEKGGINGYHVNGSANDTESVDSLSEGLDTLSIDARELEDCESATPDMPDGTAVSELDSGIVDFEPKSPVMHSSQSPPSVRPQPEQRNVSKSLFRSTASNQTSASLSPVMLEDVPVSSSNKKLGSNIEKSVKDLQRCTVSLARYRVVVKEEMDASIKKMKQVFAELQSCLMDREVALLAEMDKVKAEAMEILVSRQKKAGTLKKMTDVAVRMSEEQLVELRADIKHFVSERKYDEDLGRVARFTCDLDAVKKSISSFGQVSHPKNSYSARSRCSSVMSLSPSDPSTPECASAPSLPAASRRPLSSAETPAAGASASSRPCQPHREVFQGGWKGGGWRGDSNQLEDHPGPCTSGS, via the exons atggacctgtcctccatgaacttacccaGGTCTCTTTTGAAcacagttatatttttggcctttacaacatcccctggcaacacgTTCCACTGGTTAatagtgcgttgtgtgaaaaaag ATCCAACAGGGTTTATTTTCGATGTGCAGTCCAACACCGTGATGGCCCAAGGAGGAACCTTTGAAAACATGAAGGAGAAG ATCAGTGCAGTGCGTGCGGTGGTCCCCAACAGGAGCAACAATGAAATCATCCTGGTGCTACAGCACTTTGATAACTGTGTGGATAGAACAGTGCAGGCCTTTATGGAAG GAAATGCCAGCGAAGTATTGAAAGAATGGACAATAACGGGCAAGAAAAAG aacaaaaagaagaaaacgAAACCCAAACCTCCAGCTGAAGCAAGCCCGGGCCTCCCAGAGCCTGGTAAACTGGCATCCACTGAAGGGGAACAGTCTGCAGCTTCCTCTGAGAAGGGCGGGATTAATGGTTACCATGTCAACGGCTCAGCCAATGATACGGAGTCTGTGGACTCGCTCAGTGAAGGCTTGGATACACTTTCCATAGATGCCAGAGAGTTAGAGGATTGTGAATCTGCCACACCTGACATGCCCGATGGAACAG CAGTGTCTGAGCTAGACAGTGGAATAGTGGACTTTGAGCCAAAGTCACCCGTAATGCACTCTTCCCAGAGCCCTCCATCTGTCAGGCCGCAGCCAGAGCAGAGGAATGTCAGCAAGTCTCTGTTTAGGTCCACAGCAAGCAACCAGACGTCTGCTTCCTTGTCTCCAGTGATGCTGGAAGATGTTCCGGTGTCATCTTCAAACAAGAAGTTGG GTTCAAATATTGAAAAATCAGTGAAGGACCTCCAGCGTTGTACAGTCTCGTTGGCACGATATCGGGTTGTGGTCAAAGAGGAAATGGATGCCTCCATTAAGAAAATGAAGCAGGTCTTTGCTGAACTGCAGAGTTG CCTCATGGACCGCGAGGTGGCGCTACTGGCTGAAATGGACAAAGTGAAAGCAGAAGCAA TGGAAATCCTGGTCAGCCGACAGAAGAAAGCTGGGACACTAAAGAAGATGACTGATGTCGCTGTGCGCATGTCTGAGGAGCAGTTGGTAGAGCTTAGAGCTGACATAAAG CACTTTGTCAGCGAACGCAAATATGATGAAGACCTGGGCAGAGTGGCACGATTCACCTGTGACCTGGATGCAGTAAAAAAGAGCATCAGCTCGTTTGGGCAAG TTTCCCATCCAAAGAACAGTTACTCAGCCAGATCGCGGTGCAGCTCCGTCATGTCCTTGAGCCCAAGTGATCCCTCCACCCCGGAGTGTGCCTCTGCTCCCAGCCTTCCCGCAGCAAGCAGGAGGCCCCTGTCCTCGGCAGAAACACCTGCAGCCGGAGCCAGCGCCAGCAGCCGTCCATGCCAGCCTCACCGAGAGGT CTTCCAGGGTGGCTGGAAAGGCGGTGGCTGGAGAGGGGATAGTAATCAGCTTGAGGATCATCCAGGGCCTTGCACGAGTGGTTCATAG
- the SPATS2 gene encoding spermatogenesis-associated serine-rich protein 2 isoform X2: protein MDLSSMNLPRSLLNTVIFLAFTTSPGNTFHWLIVRCVKKDPTGFIFDVQSNTVMAQGGTFENMKEKISAVRAVVPNRSNNEIILVLQHFDNCVDRTVQAFMEGNASEVLKEWTITGKKKNKKKKTKPKPPAEASPGLPEPGKLASTEGEQSAASSEKGGINGYHVNGSANDTESVDSLSEGLDTLSIDARELEDCESATPDMPDGTVSELDSGIVDFEPKSPVMHSSQSPPSVRPQPEQRNVSKSLFRSTASNQTSASLSPVMLEDVPVSSSNKKLGSNIEKSVKDLQRCTVSLARYRVVVKEEMDASIKKMKQVFAELQSCLMDREVALLAEMDKVKAEAMEILVSRQKKAGTLKKMTDVAVRMSEEQLVELRADIKHFVSERKYDEDLGRVARFTCDLDAVKKSISSFGQVSHPKNSYSARSRCSSVMSLSPSDPSTPECASAPSLPAASRRPLSSAETPAAGASASSRPCQPHREVFQGNRRQGQGYRSQGQRHNGPSNPGRHDSTNRYRNGPWYQSGSRSQNSQFRPPGIAADPGQTHSTGTSGTGAASLASQPIPSAQVHPGAPTTDIKGLPQRKPRSSQPEEANS from the exons atggacctgtcctccatgaacttacccaGGTCTCTTTTGAAcacagttatatttttggcctttacaacatcccctggcaacacgTTCCACTGGTTAatagtgcgttgtgtgaaaaaag ATCCAACAGGGTTTATTTTCGATGTGCAGTCCAACACCGTGATGGCCCAAGGAGGAACCTTTGAAAACATGAAGGAGAAG ATCAGTGCAGTGCGTGCGGTGGTCCCCAACAGGAGCAACAATGAAATCATCCTGGTGCTACAGCACTTTGATAACTGTGTGGATAGAACAGTGCAGGCCTTTATGGAAG GAAATGCCAGCGAAGTATTGAAAGAATGGACAATAACGGGCAAGAAAAAG aacaaaaagaagaaaacgAAACCCAAACCTCCAGCTGAAGCAAGCCCGGGCCTCCCAGAGCCTGGTAAACTGGCATCCACTGAAGGGGAACAGTCTGCAGCTTCCTCTGAGAAGGGCGGGATTAATGGTTACCATGTCAACGGCTCAGCCAATGATACGGAGTCTGTGGACTCGCTCAGTGAAGGCTTGGATACACTTTCCATAGATGCCAGAGAGTTAGAGGATTGTGAATCTGCCACACCTGACATGCCCGATGGAACAG TGTCTGAGCTAGACAGTGGAATAGTGGACTTTGAGCCAAAGTCACCCGTAATGCACTCTTCCCAGAGCCCTCCATCTGTCAGGCCGCAGCCAGAGCAGAGGAATGTCAGCAAGTCTCTGTTTAGGTCCACAGCAAGCAACCAGACGTCTGCTTCCTTGTCTCCAGTGATGCTGGAAGATGTTCCGGTGTCATCTTCAAACAAGAAGTTGG GTTCAAATATTGAAAAATCAGTGAAGGACCTCCAGCGTTGTACAGTCTCGTTGGCACGATATCGGGTTGTGGTCAAAGAGGAAATGGATGCCTCCATTAAGAAAATGAAGCAGGTCTTTGCTGAACTGCAGAGTTG CCTCATGGACCGCGAGGTGGCGCTACTGGCTGAAATGGACAAAGTGAAAGCAGAAGCAA TGGAAATCCTGGTCAGCCGACAGAAGAAAGCTGGGACACTAAAGAAGATGACTGATGTCGCTGTGCGCATGTCTGAGGAGCAGTTGGTAGAGCTTAGAGCTGACATAAAG CACTTTGTCAGCGAACGCAAATATGATGAAGACCTGGGCAGAGTGGCACGATTCACCTGTGACCTGGATGCAGTAAAAAAGAGCATCAGCTCGTTTGGGCAAG TTTCCCATCCAAAGAACAGTTACTCAGCCAGATCGCGGTGCAGCTCCGTCATGTCCTTGAGCCCAAGTGATCCCTCCACCCCGGAGTGTGCCTCTGCTCCCAGCCTTCCCGCAGCAAGCAGGAGGCCCCTGTCCTCGGCAGAAACACCTGCAGCCGGAGCCAGCGCCAGCAGCCGTCCATGCCAGCCTCACCGAGAG GTCTTCCAGGGTAACAGGAGACAAGGCCAGGGCTACCGGTCCCAAGGCCAGCGCCATAACGGCCCCTCCAATCCAGGAAGACACGACAGTACGAACCGGTACAGAAATGGGCCTTGGTATCAGTCCGGTTCCAGGTCTCAGAATTCCCAGTTCCGACCTCCAGGGATTGCTGCTGACCCTGGCCAGACTCATTCCACAGGAACCAGTGGAACTGGTGCTGCCTCCCTGGCGAGCCAGCCCATCCCCTCAGCACAGGTGCATCCAGGCGCACCCACCACAGACATCAAGGGGCTCCCACAACGTAAGCCAAGGTCAAGCCAGCCTGAAGAGGCGAATTCCTGA
- the SPATS2 gene encoding spermatogenesis-associated serine-rich protein 2 isoform X1 — protein MDLSSMNLPRSLLNTVIFLAFTTSPGNTFHWLIVRCVKKDPTGFIFDVQSNTVMAQGGTFENMKEKISAVRAVVPNRSNNEIILVLQHFDNCVDRTVQAFMEGNASEVLKEWTITGKKKNKKKKTKPKPPAEASPGLPEPGKLASTEGEQSAASSEKGGINGYHVNGSANDTESVDSLSEGLDTLSIDARELEDCESATPDMPDGTAVSELDSGIVDFEPKSPVMHSSQSPPSVRPQPEQRNVSKSLFRSTASNQTSASLSPVMLEDVPVSSSNKKLGSNIEKSVKDLQRCTVSLARYRVVVKEEMDASIKKMKQVFAELQSCLMDREVALLAEMDKVKAEAMEILVSRQKKAGTLKKMTDVAVRMSEEQLVELRADIKHFVSERKYDEDLGRVARFTCDLDAVKKSISSFGQVSHPKNSYSARSRCSSVMSLSPSDPSTPECASAPSLPAASRRPLSSAETPAAGASASSRPCQPHREVFQGNRRQGQGYRSQGQRHNGPSNPGRHDSTNRYRNGPWYQSGSRSQNSQFRPPGIAADPGQTHSTGTSGTGAASLASQPIPSAQVHPGAPTTDIKGLPQRKPRSSQPEEANS, from the exons atggacctgtcctccatgaacttacccaGGTCTCTTTTGAAcacagttatatttttggcctttacaacatcccctggcaacacgTTCCACTGGTTAatagtgcgttgtgtgaaaaaag ATCCAACAGGGTTTATTTTCGATGTGCAGTCCAACACCGTGATGGCCCAAGGAGGAACCTTTGAAAACATGAAGGAGAAG ATCAGTGCAGTGCGTGCGGTGGTCCCCAACAGGAGCAACAATGAAATCATCCTGGTGCTACAGCACTTTGATAACTGTGTGGATAGAACAGTGCAGGCCTTTATGGAAG GAAATGCCAGCGAAGTATTGAAAGAATGGACAATAACGGGCAAGAAAAAG aacaaaaagaagaaaacgAAACCCAAACCTCCAGCTGAAGCAAGCCCGGGCCTCCCAGAGCCTGGTAAACTGGCATCCACTGAAGGGGAACAGTCTGCAGCTTCCTCTGAGAAGGGCGGGATTAATGGTTACCATGTCAACGGCTCAGCCAATGATACGGAGTCTGTGGACTCGCTCAGTGAAGGCTTGGATACACTTTCCATAGATGCCAGAGAGTTAGAGGATTGTGAATCTGCCACACCTGACATGCCCGATGGAACAG CAGTGTCTGAGCTAGACAGTGGAATAGTGGACTTTGAGCCAAAGTCACCCGTAATGCACTCTTCCCAGAGCCCTCCATCTGTCAGGCCGCAGCCAGAGCAGAGGAATGTCAGCAAGTCTCTGTTTAGGTCCACAGCAAGCAACCAGACGTCTGCTTCCTTGTCTCCAGTGATGCTGGAAGATGTTCCGGTGTCATCTTCAAACAAGAAGTTGG GTTCAAATATTGAAAAATCAGTGAAGGACCTCCAGCGTTGTACAGTCTCGTTGGCACGATATCGGGTTGTGGTCAAAGAGGAAATGGATGCCTCCATTAAGAAAATGAAGCAGGTCTTTGCTGAACTGCAGAGTTG CCTCATGGACCGCGAGGTGGCGCTACTGGCTGAAATGGACAAAGTGAAAGCAGAAGCAA TGGAAATCCTGGTCAGCCGACAGAAGAAAGCTGGGACACTAAAGAAGATGACTGATGTCGCTGTGCGCATGTCTGAGGAGCAGTTGGTAGAGCTTAGAGCTGACATAAAG CACTTTGTCAGCGAACGCAAATATGATGAAGACCTGGGCAGAGTGGCACGATTCACCTGTGACCTGGATGCAGTAAAAAAGAGCATCAGCTCGTTTGGGCAAG TTTCCCATCCAAAGAACAGTTACTCAGCCAGATCGCGGTGCAGCTCCGTCATGTCCTTGAGCCCAAGTGATCCCTCCACCCCGGAGTGTGCCTCTGCTCCCAGCCTTCCCGCAGCAAGCAGGAGGCCCCTGTCCTCGGCAGAAACACCTGCAGCCGGAGCCAGCGCCAGCAGCCGTCCATGCCAGCCTCACCGAGAG GTCTTCCAGGGTAACAGGAGACAAGGCCAGGGCTACCGGTCCCAAGGCCAGCGCCATAACGGCCCCTCCAATCCAGGAAGACACGACAGTACGAACCGGTACAGAAATGGGCCTTGGTATCAGTCCGGTTCCAGGTCTCAGAATTCCCAGTTCCGACCTCCAGGGATTGCTGCTGACCCTGGCCAGACTCATTCCACAGGAACCAGTGGAACTGGTGCTGCCTCCCTGGCGAGCCAGCCCATCCCCTCAGCACAGGTGCATCCAGGCGCACCCACCACAGACATCAAGGGGCTCCCACAACGTAAGCCAAGGTCAAGCCAGCCTGAAGAGGCGAATTCCTGA